The DNA segment ATAAGATtcttatgcatgctctgataacataaatgtagtgacccttactgaGATCACCTACTATACAgagacttaagcatgcaatttaacttaataaaaatattaatccaaAATAAACTATGGAAGcaataaacaatatacaatcccaaggaaaggaatctgtaaatacccaaatagttatacaaccatatcgaacaaTGTATAATCCCGAATACATAGATAAATAAACCCTAGGCAAAACACCCAGCCGGCCATCTACTGCCTAGTCCCTCCTAGATCCaaccgcctcatccaatcgcaaacctgcctcatggaatagggtgtccagatacacaaagtacgagacgtgagcataaaatgctcagcacagGAGTATGAGAATACTGTACTATATATGAAACGATGACCCTAACtactaatatttaaataaataaagaaaatacggaaattttttaaaaaattttggcatgacctatttgttagAATAACAAACCACCTGTCTCAAACATCAGTTTAAGATAATCCTCAACCCGAGGCAAACATCGCATAAGGCATATATGAACAGTAACTACTTTGACGCCAGATGAAAGGAAAATATTTAGTGTTTACATGCCAACATAATTGCAGGGAATAACACATCCTGCTACTAGAAGGGAAACAACATACGCCAGTGGTTATTTATTACACTGACATAATGCGGAAAGAAAAGAGCGGCAACAGTCAAGGGCGTGCCACCGAACACCTACGAACCCTGGAAATCCTGCCCCGCAACCTCGTcttcatactcacctgcaccaagcatagtagtgagcctaaaagcccagcaaaatttaatattacagcaagggttcaaaataatgaaTCTCACACGAAGAAGGAAAAGTAAAAACATGCCCGAAGTAAGAACATTAGCAATATGCGATGaaaacatattcatgaatcaatATTCCTTTACTTTTACTTTGAATTTAGctcctcgattgtgactataattttgatcgatcaatggctatagTATACAATGCCGGCAAGGAAGCCAAGATTTTTCCTTACCCCACATTGCCCTTTAATTGGTAGGGAAATCGAGATTGCTCCTgacctcgtactacacgtcCATTTTGTAGGGAAATCAAGATTGCTCccgacctcgtactacacgtctATTTGGTTGGGAAACCGAGATGTCTCTcgacctcgtactacacgtcATTTGGCAAGTGAACCAGGGCATCCCCCGACCCATCATTGCACGTCcaagtcacaaccaactcacttcattcTTTAACTATCCTTTCATTTAACATTTTCTCATTTCAACTTTTACCTTCATAAGCATTCTTTAATATAAGACTTTGGGACTAGATCTTTAATTAACCTTGAAGTCACACACACGAATAAATGGCGTTGAATAATTTATATGAAATGAAACTTAAGATATAGTGTGAAAATAGCATATATGGATGATTGGAGTGTAGGTGAACACCCACAGCTTAAGGGCTTTCTACTTACACTTAAGGTTATTCCCAAAAAGGGTCTATCTCGAGCGGTTAAACCGTATGATCCATAACTTAtcctattttaattcaaaaggATTTCCATTCAAACCAGAAATTCAAACACACCTTAAAGTATGCCTAGGACTAGTAGTAAACCTTAAATAGCAAACCAACCCACccatatgatttaaatttccggacagcccctaAGTAATTGAAAAAATATCTCCTCACGACGCCCTTAACGTAATTGATTCTTATCCAAATTAAGCCCAATTTGCTCCGACACGGCCCTAACATTCCATAAATTCAGAATATCAGGTGTAGCCCTTGCCCATACCTAATAAACCAATCCAACCAGTCCTGTTTTCTCGAGACAAGACGAAGTGACAAAAATTCTGTTTTGGTCATCTTACAACTATGGCTACCCAAACTCATCCCTCAAGCTATTAAACCTCAAAAACCATCAAGGAAAACTATTAAACATGCCCATACAACCAGCTAGTGCCCTTGGACAATTCTATAGCTCGACGCTACCTTACTTCTCCCCTTTTGCCCAAAACATTAGCCCGACGCCTACAAAACTCCACTGGGCGACCATACAACCTATTTGCCCCATGAACAGCCCTATAACTCATCTCTAACACATCCAAATACACATGTTTAAACCCAAAGAACATACCATGGCAGTCCCTCAACTCCACACAAAAGTTTCCAATTCAACGCCGCAACTCAATTCGATTTACATCATTTCAAAGCATATGCATTAAATAACTTGCTCACCATCTTGTGAGACTTAAAATCCAACAAACACACACGAATAAGGATCGAAATAAACATAACAATTCCTTATTTTCTAATCACATCATGCAAAACTTCATTTAAGTGTATGTAAATCATTCATATGAGCTAAAAATGTGagctataatttaaaatacacaaAGTCAACCCCGATCCCTCTTGAACCTCTAAAAACCAAACACGTATACACACAAGACCTcctgaaaatttcgaaatacAACTCCAAAACCCAACCATTTTTGAAATATAAGCATTATATTACATTCAACATAGTAACTATACTTGGGTATTAAAGATAGGAAGTAGTTCTTGCCtcaatctttaaaaaaaacaagaagaagggGCGGTTgggcacacacacacacacgcttGAGCTGGACACCTTCAAAGATGTATACCACGGCGGCAACTGGGCATCGAGGGCAGTCGAAAGTGGTATGGATGGGAAAGGGAGTGGCCGTAAGCTTCAAGGAGAGGGAGATGTAGATTAGCATGAGAGAAGGGGAGAATGGCAGTGAGTGGCGGCTAGTTGGGGATTAGAGAGCTAGGGCTTAAGTTGTGGTTTGATATAATaagtatatgtatgtatagatGTGAGTGTGTGAGAGTAGGGCAAGTCCAAAAGTGCTTTTTAACTAATAAAAGTGCTAGTTTAGATTTTACAACTTTAGCTTGTAGAATTGCCcctattttaaatttctaagtctatagtctttaaatttaaattgaaagAATGAAATTTCACTTTTTTGGGTCAAAAAAGACAAATTTGGGAAATTTAAAGAATTACGTGCGAAAAAGCGCTTACGCGATTTTTCTTGaatgaaaaatctaaaattaagattttattttattttcttcaccTCTCATGAATTTTAGGTcacataaatttaaaatgaagTATTTTTTTTCTGCCGTGTTCGCCTTTGCCGCGCGCCGAAGCTCGAAGTCACCAATAcaagaaatttaagcaattaaatttttaatagcatataaataaattctaaggagatttaaatcatttaaattaccaTGAATTTTAGATGTTTAAACGTTAAGGCTAATTTAGGCATGGaatttaatttatgaattttaggcgtcacaattcctccctccctaaaataaatttcgtccttgaaattaaAACTTACCGAAGTGCTTCGGGTAGCAAATCCTGATGTCAGCCTCTGACTCCCAACTAGCTTCCTCATATGTATGGGGAAACCAACCAACCTTGACCATTGGTATCGACTTGTTGCGAAGCCTCCTCTCTtgcctatcaagaatctgatcGGGCCTCTCCTCATAGGTTATGTGGGGAGATAACTGAAGAGGTTCACAACTGAGCACATGAGATGGATTCgggatgtacttcctcaacatcgacacgTGGAAGATATTATGGACTACATCAAGACTAGGTGGCAAGGCTACTCTATACGCCAATGCCCTACTCTGTCCAATATCTCGAATGTTTCAATGAACCTCGTTGCCAACTTTCCTTTCTTGCCGAATCTCATCACGCCTTTCATAGGAGCTACTCGGACAAACACTTGATCTCCCACCAAAAattccaagtctctcctcctatgatcagcgtaactcttctgcctgctttgagcagtcctcatcctgtctcggatcttggctacaaccTCAGCTGTCTTATGTACAATCTCCGGCCTTAACTCCGATCTCTCACCGACCTCGGTCCACAACACCGGTGATCTACACGGTCtgccatacaatgcctcataaGGTTCCATACCGATAGTTGCttgataactgttattatacGCAAACTCCACCAACGGTAATCTCGACTCCCAGCTGCCCTAAAAGTCAATAGCACAAGCCCTCAAAAGATCATCTAATATCTGTATTACCCTCTCGGATTTCCCATCCATCTGAGggtgaaatgctgtactgaacaaaagcttCGTCCCCAATGCTGAATGAAGGCTCCTCCAAAATGACGAAGTGAACCGCGGGTCTCGGtcagacactatggagacgGGGATACCATGAACTCTGGCTATCCCACGGATGTACAACTTTGAATACTGAGCCATGGGGTAGGTCGTCCTCACCGGTAGAAAGTGTGCCAACTTAGTGAGGCGGTCTACAATAACCCATATGGAATTCAAATTCCTCACCATCCTTGGCAACCCAACTACAAAATTCATCGTAACATTCTCTCATTTCCACCCAGGAATAGGGAGCGGCTTGAGTAAACCAGCGGATCTCTTATGTTCCGCCTTAACCTGCTGGCAAGTAAGACACTTAGCCACAAATTGGGCAATGTCTCGCTTAATGCCCGGCCACCAATATAACTGTTGAAGATtacggtacatcttcgtactcctTGGGTGGATGGAGTATGACAATGCATGAGCCTCTGACATGATTGTATTTTGCAAAGAATCACTTGTAGGAACCCAAAACCGTCCTTTGAACTTCACAATCCCGTCAACCACTGAGTACAAACCACTACTCCTCTCCTCATATCTCTGTCTCCACATACCTAACTGCTCATCATTAGCTTGTTCAGCACGGATACGGTCAAACAGTGTAGTCCCCACTGTGAATGAAGATAATCGGGGCGCTCTACCCCTGGCATAAAACTCCAAGTCAAATCTTTGAAACTCATACTGCAAAAGTCTAGACACTGACAAGGAGGAAATCACTTCTGCTTTCCTACTCAAGGCATCCGCAacgacattagccttacccggatggtaactaatgtcgtagtcgtagtccttcaccaactctaaccatcTTCGCTGCcacatgttcaactccttctgggtgaataagtacttgaggctcttatggtccgTAAAGATCCTGCACTTTTCCCCATAGagatagtgcctccaaatcttgagtgtgAATACTACGGCAGCCAACTCCAAATAATGAGTAGGATAATTCTTCTCATGTCCCTTCAACTACCTggaagcataggcaatcactTTCTCCCGCTGCATAAGAACTTCTCCTAATCACAGCttagaagcatccgtgtaaacagCCAAATCACCTTGCCCATATGGCATGGCTAAAACTGGCGCTGTTGTGAGAGTTGTCTTCAATACGTCAAAACTCTCTTGACACTCCTGACTCCAATCAAAATTAgaattcttcttggtcaatgcGGTCAAGTGCACTGCAATGGACAAAAAGCCCTTGATGAACTTCATATAATAGCCTGCCAAACCAAGGAAGCTGCGAATCTCTGATGCATTACTAGGTATAGcccactccttcactgcttaAATCTTAGAGGGATCAACCTCTACACCACTCTTGGAGATTACATGACCCAAGAATGCTACTCTCTCCcacaaaaaataaaacttaGCAAACTTAGCAAACAATCTCCGATCTCGAAGCACCTCAAGGACTGTCCTCAAATGTTGGGCGTGATCCGCTCGGTCCTTGGAGTAGATgaggatgtcatcaatgaaaacaatAACAAACCGATCTAAATATGGCTGGAAGatgcggttcatgagatccaagAAGACTGCGGGCGCGTTCGTCAACCCAAACGGCAACACcaagaactcgtagtggccgtaacgagtcctaaacgCTGTCTTGAATACATttgactccttcaccttcaactggtgatcaCCGGAAcaaagatcaatctttgaaaatATCGAGGCTCCCTGTAACTGATTGAAGAGGTCCTCAATCCTGGGCAgagggtacttgttcttcacattcACTCCATTCAACTcccggtaatcaatacacaacctTAGGctcccatccttcttcttcacaaagagaaacGGTGCGCCCCATGGAAAGAAACTCTGGCGTATAAAACCCTTATctagcaactcttgaatcttcTCTTTCAACTCCTTCATTTCCGTAGGCGCCAACCTATATGGTGCCTTAGAAATTGGCACGTTACCTGGGACCAAATCGACAGAGAACTCAATCTCCCTATCGGGCGGAAGACCTGCAAcgtcttccggaaacacatctccAAAATCTCGGACTACATCCACACCTGTAATCATGGGTCTAACTAGCATTTCTGTCAAGGTCAAACTTGCAAAGAATGTCTCACAGCCCTCCAACATAAGTTGTCTCGCCTGTAGAAAAGGTATGACATTGGCCTTACTCCGACTCTTAGCTGCCTCAAACTAGAAAGGCTCAACACCTTCTGGTCTAA comes from the Henckelia pumila isolate YLH828 chromosome 1, ASM3356847v2, whole genome shotgun sequence genome and includes:
- the LOC140860674 gene encoding uncharacterized protein, encoding MNFVVGLPRMVRNLNSIWVIVDRLTKLAHFLPVRTTYPMAQYSKLYIRGIARVHGIPVSIVSDRDPRFTSSFWRSLHSALGTKLLFSTAFHPQMDGKSERGSWESRLPLVEFAYNNSYQATIGMEPYEALYGRPCRSPVLWTESRALAYRVALPPSLDVVHNIFHVSMLRKYIPNPSHVLSCEPLQLSPHITYEERPDQILDRQERRLRNKSIPMVKSSHSSGGGLWGDYDHDRCRERHHCHRDDHRRFSMNRFMQMGPKPLVGGETPEDAENWLERMDSFFQTYRCTEEQNMETLGYLLEGRARK